The Oxyura jamaicensis isolate SHBP4307 breed ruddy duck chromosome 8, BPBGC_Ojam_1.0, whole genome shotgun sequence genome has a segment encoding these proteins:
- the LOC118171137 gene encoding uncharacterized protein LOC118171137: protein MLRPANEIRNSVSAFSDLGAVSILASGCPKISIMEAPNLLENGNTPQKRKCPCCKVALYTSIFVLIAISVVFCLLLHKQPPETCWAHGFLLNYSTSTNKATMIWEWNLKHCDDLVQQNRKHLIIKKNGNYFIYAQISRQKNVTELFTVELYKEPNISLNKAVGPKAGDEMGMVNFGRPFYLEKGDTLYCEANISPEAITMGNDTYWGLYKI from the exons ATGCTCCGTCCTGCTAATGAGATCAGGAATTCTGTCAGTGCCTTTTCTGACCTTGGTGCTGTTTCCATCCTCGCCTCTGGCTGTCCGAAGATAAGTATCATGGAAGCACCAAACTTGCTGGAGAATGGAAATACtccacagaaaaggaaatgtccATGTTGCAAAGTGGCTTTATATACTtcaatatttgttttgattgcGATCTCAGTAGTCTTCTGTTTGCTCCTTCATAAACAG CCACCAGAGACATGCTGGGCACATGGATTTT TATTGAACTATTCTACATCCACCAACAAAGCTACCATGATCTGGGAGTGGAACTTGAAGCACTGTGATGATTTGGTGCAGCAGAACCGCAAACACCTGATAATCAAGAAGAATGGCAACTACTTCATTTACGCTCAGATCAGCCGCCAAAAGAACGTGACAGAGCTTTTCACAGTGGAGCTGTACAAAGAGCCAAACATCAGTCTCAACAAGGCTGTGGGACCAAAGGCAGGGGATGAAATGGGCATGGTAAATTTTGGTAGACCTTTCTACCTGGAGAAGGGAGATACGCTGTACTGTGAGGCAAATATCAGTCCTGAAGCTATTACGATGGGCAATGACACATATTGGGGCCTGTATAAAATATAG